One region of Magnetococcus sp. PR-3 genomic DNA includes:
- the rbfA gene encoding 30S ribosome-binding factor RbfA, which produces MTIRTERVGNAIRKEIASMLTRGEIKDPRLGGFVNIQEVRVSPDLSYAKVFYTIFGEDDPAGVADAWQRATGFLRNTLAKRLKLRRTPDLTFELDKVAEHGKRIDALLHGLDIPPADDEDGSN; this is translated from the coding sequence ATGACGATCCGAACCGAGCGTGTTGGTAACGCCATCCGCAAGGAGATCGCAAGTATGCTAACCCGAGGAGAGATCAAAGATCCTCGCTTGGGTGGCTTTGTGAACATTCAGGAAGTACGGGTTAGCCCTGACCTCTCTTACGCCAAAGTCTTCTATACCATCTTTGGTGAGGATGATCCCGCTGGTGTGGCCGATGCCTGGCAACGCGCCACCGGTTTTCTGCGCAATACCTTAGCCAAACGCCTAAAGTTACGCCGTACGCCAGACCTGACCTTTGAGTTGGATAAGGTTGCGGAACATGGCAAACGGATTGACGCGTTGTTGCATGGCTTGGATATTCCTCCTGCAGACGATGAAGACGGGTCCAACTAA